Below is a window of Vulpes vulpes isolate BD-2025 chromosome 5, VulVul3, whole genome shotgun sequence DNA.
CAAGCGCTTGGCACACCTAGATCTGAGCTACAACAACCTCAGCCACGTGCCAGCTGATATGTTCCAGGAAGCTCACGGCCTCGTGCACATcgacctgagccacaacccatGGCTGCGCAGGGTGCACCCCCAGGCCTTCCAGGGCCTGGTGCAGCTCCGAGACCTGGACCTCAGCTACGGGGGCCTTGCCTTCCTCAGCCTCGAGGCCCTGGAGGGCCTGCCGGGCCTGGTGACCCTGCAGATCGGCGGCAACCCCTGGGTGTGCGGCTGCACTATGGAGCCGCTGCTGAAGTGGCTGCGGAACCGGATCCAGCGCTGCACAGCGGGTAAGGCAGGTGGGCAggaactgggcagcccgggggacAGGGGGGCTTGCCTCACTGCAAGCAAAGGCTCCAAAAAACAGGGAGGGACTGCGAGCTCTTTGGACCAGCACGTGCCCTGATCTGCGCTGGCCTCTGCGTGCACCGGCCCGCTCACTTTATCCATGCAGCCCTTGCTGTGTATGCTGGGCGCCAGGGGCCATTCATGAATGACACACACCCCGCCCTTGCCTCTGTGGTGCTTAGGACCTAATGAGGCAGACAGATAGTAAGCAAGACTAGCTAGTAATAGACAGTGGGTCCTGAGCTTTCATCAGGACCTAAGAGCTCAGCACGCATTATTTACCCCTACTTCTATGACctccattttgcaggtgaagaaactgaaatctAGAACAATGAAaagacttgcccagggtcactcaTTTAGAGAGTATCGGGGCCATGGATAAAACCCAAGCTGATTTGACTTCCAAGCTCTGTTCTACTCAGCCAGGCTGCTTTTTAAGTGTTGTAAGTGCTGGgaaaactcaaagaaatagaaatgcttAATACTCTTTTAGTACTGACAATCTTCCAGTTACTATTATGCTTTATCCTAAGCATATTTCCTATTTAGCTCATCTCATCCTCATAAGAACCATGATGAGACCTACACACACAGCCCCTACTCTATAgagaaggaaaccaaggcacagagaggttcagtaGCTTACCCAAAGCAACACAGCTGTTAAGTGTGGGAGTCAGAATTCAAACCCTGGCAGTCTGGCCACCTTCTGGCTATGTCCTGAAGAGTCAGGTCCAAAGCTAACACAAGGAGGCAGGGTCTGAGTTCTGACTGGCCAAAGGGGCTCAGCAGAGCTCCTCAAGGTTTGGGCAATGGATGTGGCAATTTGACCAACCAATCTCAACTGAGGGCGCACTGGAAACTGAAGGAGCCTGGAATCACACAGGCCTGATGGGCTCTAGCCTCACTTGGCGGCAGGCAATGTTTAGTTGTTGTGCCTAGCCATCAGCTCTTGCGTGGCCACTGAGCCTTGGCACCAGCCCACAGCAGCAGAACAACAGGAAATAATTGGAGGACCATCTCAGGGGCTTTCCCAGAGCCTGGCTCAGAGTGTGTTCAGAAAGAGCGATGCTGGATGAGgtaggagggggaggaggactgagtggggagcccagaaCCAAAATAGTTTGGGGGGGCTGTGGGTCACGATTCCACTGTTTCTACACAGCTGTGGGAGGAAATTCTCTGGGACCAAAATAGCTGGGGACAGAGATGGGGCAATGCTAGGGGGCATGAGGGGGAGGCTGCTTGGAGCAatctgcccacctgcccacccttTGCAGGCTGcatactctctcctctctcctgtgcACTAAGGACAAAGAGGGTACTCTGGAGCACAGCCTCCACCACACCAGGGGGCCCGCTCTTTTCTGTGATCTCTGAGGCCCCCGCTGCCCTTCAGAAGAAGCACAACCTCCCAGAGAACAGAAGAGGGGTCCGAGATCCCATCTGTGCAGCCTCTTGACAGTGCAGATGAGCTCCAAAGAGGGAAAGTAACTGTCCAGTGGCCACAACTAGAAACATAGGTTCCCTGTTCTCTGCAGAACGTACTTTTCACCACATCATACTCTCCAGGATATTTCCTCTTGGATGGAAAGAACTTGCCAGTGTGGGTAAGACTAGGCAATCCTTTTTCCTTTGTcacctttttttcttccactATTATCCATGTTTTTTTGACAAATCCCAACAAAGAGGGACATAAGAGTGCCCTTGGGATATAACTCAGCCTCAAGACTGGTCTCTTGACCTACTAGAGGGCTTCAGCAGCCCTTAGGCTCTGATTTTGAATTCATTCAGGATCCTGCCAGCTGCACTCAGAGCCTCTTCTGCTGGGTCCATACCAGTTCCCCCACATTCCCCAGCTTCACATTATCTTGCCACCACCTCAGTCATGCACACAGTAGACTTTGGAGTTCAGCATCTTCAGTTCTAAGAGGAGAGCCCTTGATGCTCAACTCCAGACGTGATCTTGTCCTGAGCAGGGTCTGGAGTGCTGTGCATGTGGCCTACAGGGACCCCTCCATCTGGAGTTTGGAGAGATTGCATCTTCTTCCTAAAACCGACTCCCCATTTCTGAGGAGAATGAAGTTCATCCACTTGTCAAAGGGGTCAACTAAAATCAATCATCTTATTCTTTGCTCTCAAAAAccatagaatgaataaatagcaTTTATGCACCACCTAATTTAGAAAACTTCTTCACATTGACTCTCTTAGATATTTAGGTTGAATGATCCCCTTCTTATGGAGGGAGAGCACAAGAGCCAGAAAGGTCAAAAAAGACTTGCCCAAGGTGAaaactttattaatatttatctaCTGAACAAAGGAATGGCTGCCGGCTGAAAAGCTGGTGCTTGGCACTTTTTGGCAGAATTATTCCCTGACACCACTCTCATCTCCAAGGCAGGACCCTCACTGACCTGTCCAGGGAGACCAGCTTAGGATAATAATGAAAGCACACACTTACATAGTACTTATTATCCAGCAAGAATGTATTATTTACATATGTTAACTCATTGAGTTCTCACTACAACCCAATAAAATAGacactattttacagatgaagaaagcaatacacacagaggttaagtaactcatCCACAATCACACACCTAGTGTGAAGTAGAAagaggatttgaacccagaacaGTATCTTCAGAGCCCATATTCCTAACCCTATACTCTACATACCTGGAAAAGCCACATGGGATAATAGAAAGACCCAATGCTTCAGAGTTGGAAGCATCCATCCACACATTCATTTAACAAAGTCTCATTGAGCACTTTCATAAAGAGGAAATTATTCAGAGACTAGGGACATCATGGGAAAAACTTATATTTAAGGGAGAGGAGACTGATAATAAAGAAACTATGAGACATGATAAATATGAtggagaaaaattcttttttaaaaaagattatttattcatgagagacacagagagggaggcagagacataggcagagggaaaagcaggctccccgtgggaagcccaatgcgggactcaataccaagaccccgggatcatgccccaagccaaaggcagatgctcaaccagtgagccacccaggtgcccaagataatggagaaaaattaagcagagTAGAGAAGTAGAGAATACCCAGAGAAAGGTAGTGTGGTATTATTATGTTATATAGAATGATTTAGAAAGACCCCATTAataaggtgatatttgagcagagTCCTCAAGGAAGCAAGAGATGGAGATGTGCTATGATTCAGGAGATAAATGAGACAAATACAATGGCACCTTCTCTCCACCCTGAAAAGGGACATGCTCACGGTGATGGAAGAATTATCAAAAAGGGTGGGTGGATTGAAGCAGAGTGAACAaggagtagagggaaagagaCGAGAAGAGTCCTTGGACATGGTAAGGACCTTGGCTTTCATTCCATGGGAAGGTAAGAAGTCAAGGGAGGGTTTCAAGCTCAGAGTACATGACAGGACTTCAGATATTCAGCCACCTGCATCAAGATGGTTTAAAAGCAGAAGCTAGAAAACAGTTAGGAGACTATTGTAAGATAACATAATGTGCCACGAAAGCTCCAGATCTACCATCAGTAGTGACAATTGGACTAGAGGCAAGTTACTAAACTCTCTGAGCATCGATGTCCACAACTATAAAAGCAGGTATAAAAATACTTGATTCAAGGGCTATTGATGAGAGCAAATAAGGTAAGTAAATTTTTTGATACATAGaagaaactcaatttaaaaaaaaaaatcaacttctctTGGGAGAGGTAGGGAGCTATCCATTCCACTTCCTCTCTTCCAGCCCCTCACCACTCCTGGGTTCTGTGTTGCAGATTCTCAGCTAGCTGAGTGCCGAGGCCCCCCTGAAGTCGAGGGCGCCCCACTCTTCTCACTCACTGAGGAGAGCTTCAAGGCCTGccacctgaccctgaccctggaTGATTACCTCTTCATTGCATTTGTGGGCTTCGTAGTCTCCATTGCCTCCGTGGCCACCAACTTCCTCCTCGGCATCACAGCCAATTGCTGCCACCGTTGGAGCAAGGCCAGTGAAGAGGAAGAGATTTGATGTGGGCTCCTGGTGTCCCTCCATGCTGCTGGCCACCACTGCTGCTGACCACCAGACACTGCTCACTCTGGCTCATGGTGTGCCGGCCACCTCTGTCATGACCCAAACAAGGTCAGGAAACTATCTTTGTGTGAGCTTCAACTGTGGGCCAGACACTGTGCCAGAACTGGAAATGTCAGGTGACTCTGACCTAGTCCCTGCCCCCAAGGCTCTTACCTCTAATGGAAGAGAGAGATTCAAAAACTATTCCCTTTAAGACAATTTGTCAGCACTCTCAGAGGAGTTATGAAAGCCCAGAGGAGGGATCATCAACTGTGCCTAGGAAAGTCCAAGAGAATTACAAGAATGGAGGCAATTTGTGAACTGAGTCATCAAAAATTGTCTGCTTTGTCAACTAGATAAAGAAGGGTGGACATGAGCAAATGACAGAGGCCAGATCATGCATGGTGTGTGAGAACGGAGACTAATCCTTGTAACTTAAGTACATAGAGCAGGTGTGGCACAGGACCAAAACTTCCCTCTGACACCGAATCTTTCAACTCCTGGAGTTGCTTACCACTGCCTCCAAAGGGAGAGAACACCTCCATGCCAGCCCCTGAGGCCTCCTCCTGCCAGAAGTTACCAGATAAGACCACCTCCTAAGGACTGCCCCTCATACTACATCCATCAATTGCAGCCTACCAGTGAGGTCCCAGGTACCAAGTGGAGGTATCTAatcttctcctgctctctctcaagcTTTGGCTTcagaagagggaagcaggaggacCAGCAATGGGGCAGCAAGAGTCCTGGCACCCTGGAACTCCTAATTTTGTGACTGTTCTTGCCACGGTGCTCATGCCAAAGGATCTCACCAGGAAAGTGCACTGTAGCATGAGAGTAGCCAAGACTGATGGAAGAAAAGGCCACCAGAGTTGTGACTATaggaggattttctctttcttccaagaAATTCACCCATTTAAGCATCAGGGTATGAGAGCTATTAATTACCAAGCACTTGCCAGTGTCAGACACTGTGATATGCTCTCTCCACAGGCAATTCTCTTTAATGCACATATCAATCTTGTGAGGTAAGCGTTGTTGTTCCCATTGTATAGATGAGGGAATGAAGGTTCAAAGAGAGTTTAAAGTCACATGTTGCTTAACAAGCAAAATAAAGTCTGTGCTCTTTCTACCCTATCCAAGCCGGAGAACACCACAGTTCCCTCTAAAGTTATATAAGTTCAAATTAAAGTAGTGTTGATGAATAAGTGCTCCCAATGATGGCTAGGCTCTCTTCTGGGCACTTTTAAATCTACTGACTCTCCTATTTCAATTCTCACAGCAACACTGCCTGgtggtctttattatttccattttacagttgaattAATTGTAGAGAGCTGAGTATCTTACCCAAGGCTATCTGGGTAAACTCTAGAAGGAAAGTGATAGGCAGCTCCATTCAGGGAAATCGTGTCTAATCAGTCATCACAAATCAAGTTAACTTCATGTGCAAAGCACTATTATCATCATTGCTGCTGTTAACTCCATCTTCATCATCAGCTTCCTCAGATCCTTCCCTGTATTTGTTCAGCACTGGACAGCTCCTAACAGGCTGTTCAGCGTCATCTTGACTTTTCACAACCCTAAGTGGGAGACAAACCAAACATAATTACTCCTATTCTGAAGAATGGAAAATAGAGACTCAAGAGCAGGTGTGACTTGCCAAAGCAGAAAAGTTGAGACTCAGCTTCAACTTGGCTCTCTCTCCAGCTTTCCCAGGTGCTTGGGGAAGAGAATGGCCAAGATGGCAGGGTAGTGGGGCTCTTGGATTCAGCAGCCATGAACATCCAGTAGATCAGCTAAATAAAATGCAGCAAAATCCAGCTGCTGCACAGATTTCGATGTGCTCAGAGTAGAGCAAATCACAGCCTCTGAAACATAGAAGCAGCACAAATAACACCTGAATAGGAGTCATCTGCCTTGCAAAGTGTAAATAACACATTAGAACTAGTGGCCATGGTGGtagtcatacaaaaaaaaattctttgggaaACAAGAGAGGAAGTTGTGCTAACCCCTCCTACTCAAGCCCTGCTGTGTTGTGTTGCAAGTGATACAAAGGGTGCAAGAGAACTGTGGGGTGAGAACCTCAGCAGGATAGGAGAAGAAATTAAGGCACAGTCCAAAATGTTGGTAAGGTTGGCCAGGATAAAGATTAAAACAGGGGCTTTCTACATTGCCCCCCAGCTCCAACAATGTTGCATCACCCCATCCTCCtgagagaagaataaaggaaaaaaagcatgtCAACTTCCAAGAAGTCTTCCCTTACTCATGCTTCCCTGAGCTAGTCAACCAAACGAGCACCTAGAAACTTTGCTAGACCTGGGGTACTTGAAATTTGTATCCCCTACATCTCACTAATAACATTTGTGCAAGATCCTGCTCCTGTGGCATCTGGAGTAGAACTGTGCCTGCTGTCCTCTTCCATTATACCCAGGCTACTCTTCAACAGTCAAGCTAACAGCCTAATATATTTGGAGAGGAACTTTTAGAAATAGTCTCGACACAAATAGCTAAGCCTCCCATAGAGGGACACCATATACATCTATTATAATCTCCTAGAGACTCTTATTTACtgaaatatagttaatatattttaagatatgtACCTTTTTGCATAGAACTAGAATGAAACAAGACACCTAATACCCCCTTGAATTCAAATGTCCTTTCTAATAAGACTATTTGTCCCCATTAATGGCAAATTTTTCTGAGTAAGATACATGACATTTAAAGAACAGATTCTTCTCCAGCAGCTAGAAGGTCCCCAGTTAGCTAAAGCACAATAATAAAACTTCTCACCTGCCAAGGAATTCCATGtctcccatcaccaccaccctctTGTGCAGGCTATCAGAACCAAGCTTCTAGAAGCACACCTCTCTAGAGGTAATATAACTGCCCTAGTTGTAAATGTTCACACAATCCTGCTGACCAAGAAACCATGAAGATATTCCTACAAGCCTTGAATAAGTTTTTTCAGACTAGTTAACGTGTAAATATTGGGGCATCTCTGAGGCAATGTGTCTGTTCATGAGGTTCCATGAATGTTGGGTATCTACCGATATGGGGCCAACCTCTCTGGAACTTGAGTTCAATTCTCTGACACAGTATACTCAGCCATCTGTTCATTGCATCACTTGGTACACTAAGTGGAATCCCATTAGGATTGGGTTAGGGATCACTgctcagaaaaatataaaaagagataaatgtgTGGCTGAGGCAACCTAGCAACAGCCTGACTGCTTCCCTCCATTCTCTATCTCTCAGAGATTTGTCTTTATCACAGAAGCTTCCTTTATGCTGGGCCAGAGGATATCAAAGTTTAGCTAACCAACAGTGCTATGATAGTGCACCAAGAAAATTGTTCTTTAGCAAAGACCCCAATCTGTACCACACCACTCTGGACCAGTTGATTCCGGTCACCAACAGACAAATCCTCACCTGTTTCTCCATTCCAATAGGAAGTACTGGGAAATTCTGCAGAAATAGGTCCCCAGAGTTGCTATAGAGTTTGCTAGCTCTTTTCAAGGAAGATGGCATATGGTTTGAATAGCCCAAGAAAGGCATTTCTCTTCAACCATCAGGAAACACCTATAGCCTCCATTTTCCTTATAGATGTTTTTGTGGATATTGCTCTGACATCCTTTTCAGCTCTAGAAGAGTATAAGGAGACATCTTTGCCCATTTCTCAGAAGAACAATTTCCCAAAGCTAGAGAATCTTGTCTGCTCTACCCACCTCAGGGGAGGCAAAAGGGAGATGAAGGAGGCAAGTTGCAAAGTCCTATGTAAATCACCACCATGTTTTGCCACAGTTTTGGGTGGAGAGCTCTGGATTCACTgagctctcagtttttctaaGCTATTGTCCTGTGGAATGCTGATGTCTGTGGGTGGGAGGGTTagggagggatggggaaaggGAAGATGCCAACCTTTGTATGGAGATGATTTTATAACCATGCACTTTTGTAACTGTGAagaatttttcataaatgtaCATTAATAATAAAGAGTGTATAGTTTAACAAATTCTCTAAGGAGTTAtgaagaggaggggggaggcagggaaagaaaaagagagagaagaactaGGCAGAAACAGAGGATGTGTgccaaaatatacacacaaaaggTCTATGGGGAGGGAGTAGATGGGAATAATTAGGAGATGTGCCAACCATGGAGGGGCATGTGTGGGAGTAGAAGGAACATCACAGAAGCATATTTCTACCAGGCAAAAAAGAATACGCGTGTGTCTGTATGCACACACCCCTATGTGTAGGCATATTTTGGTGCCTGAAATTACACAAAGAGGAGAGCATATGTCTTATACATGTTGGTGTTTGCAGTTTGGGTCATCTATAAAACATGCCAAGGCAAGTGGGTGTGCCTGCCTAATTAGTATCACTAAGGAGCATGTGCCAGGGAGATGGTCCACACCAGCTGTGTGGGCATAAGGACCCTATCTTAGGCATACAGGTAAAACAGGCATCTAAAAGCATAGTGTAGGGGCTAGAGGATGCCATCACTAGTATAGATTCAGTCTCTGTTCTCATAGGTTAATAAAGAAGGGAAGGGATTTTCGACCTCTTAGGTCTTGCGAATGTGACCTACACACCATTGGAAATGAGATGGTTGGGCAGTGTACCCCGGGGAAAGGGACCCAAAAAAGGAGCAAAGTGTACTTCTATAAGTACAATGGCAGGGGAAGTGGCTCTGAGCAGGAAGTGATCCAAGCAGGAAATGGCTCTAAACAGGAAGTGGTTCCTTCCACCAATAAGGATTTTCGCCTTCCTATATGCCTCCGACTCCACTTGCCACAGGGCATGGACAAACACTGCCCTCGGAGAATAAAGCCACTAACAGGAACACAGATACTGACTCAGAGCACTcacacagaaagacaaagaacACGCCTAACCATAACCAATGTTTTCTAAAGTAGGTTGGAGAGATGCAAAACCTTTTCTCTTAAAATCAAGTACTTAATAGAGGCTACACTGAACAAGTGCAAAATTAAGCATAAGAGTTATGGAATGAGCAGGTATCTCACAGAAGTCCAGACCTTGTATATTTTGTTCAATGCTGACCCTATGCCAAGTGTATACCTAACAACTTATAATGTAGACAATCATGATGATATAAGTTTATTGAGCGTGTACTAGGTGCCAGATGCTGTGCTGATCACTGTATATGGATTgattcacttaattctcacaacaatccaagataggtactattattattcccatctaCAGATAAGGGAACTGATGCTCAAACACATTAATACATGCCCAAAATCACACACCTAGTAAGTAGTAGATTTGGGTTTAGGCATTTCATAATTCCTGGGGACTAACTGACTTCAGGGGACAAGAACCCCCATAAGACATAGATAAAATCCAGTCTCAATCAGAAGTCAGTTTTAGCCACAGAGGTCCTCTATAATCATCTGGTGAAACAAAATTGGAGGGTAATAGGTAACACTGACACATATATCCTGTATGTTTCATTGCATAGAGCTTTGATTATCACATTGATCAAGCCTAATTGTGATAATAGATGATCCCAAAATCTCAATAGAAGAAAGATTTGTTTCCTGGGTTAACttaatgaagctttttttttttcctgctcacgTCACATACTAATGCATGTCATAGGCTTTGCCCACCATGAGTTATTCCTTCCATCTATTGGCTCTGCCATCCCTGAGGCTACACAGTCCTCCACTGGATCCTCCGCAGTGGAGCAGAGCTCAAGAGATATTTTGGAGGGTCTAACCTGGAAGTACATCAATTCCAACCATATTTCACCGGCCTGAACTCAGTCCCATGGCTCCATTTAATTTCAAGGGAGTAGACTAGTATGTACctagaaggcaaaggaaacaaggCTGGAGAAACCTCACCAATCTATAACACCATCTGCTCTGCTGGTCACCAAATACCTGTCATTCAGTTTTCCTCCCACACATATCTTAGACTGTTGCCGCATCCAGCTCAAAGCTCAGGATCACCAGTGGTGCAGTACTCTCCACTAGGCCTCCTGTGGCCCAATGTCCCATGAGCTAAAAAGGAAAGTTACCACCCACGCATCCACTTACA
It encodes the following:
- the LRRC55 gene encoding leucine-rich repeat-containing protein 55; this translates as MDTASAPVGSLQHCCCQLPEMGDTWSQLPWPGPPHPAVLLVSLLLAAGVMHSDAGTSCPVLCTCHNQVVDCSSQRLFSVPPDLPMDTRNLSLAHNRIAAVPPGYLTCYMELRVLDLRNNSLMELPPGLFLHAKRLAHLDLSYNNLSHVPADMFQEAHGLVHIDLSHNPWLRRVHPQAFQGLVQLRDLDLSYGGLAFLSLEALEGLPGLVTLQIGGNPWVCGCTMEPLLKWLRNRIQRCTADSQLAECRGPPEVEGAPLFSLTEESFKACHLTLTLDDYLFIAFVGFVVSIASVATNFLLGITANCCHRWSKASEEEEI